The Candidatus Scalindua japonica genome has a window encoding:
- a CDS encoding response regulator, giving the protein MTKTRIMIVEDEWMIAEEIRLVLQSMKYEVTSMSSSGEEAVQNAEKDKPDLALMDIVLEGEMDGIEAANEIRSRFNIPVIYLTAYTDDKILERASITEPFGYIVKPFVNEDLKISIEIAIYKHRMEKERKRFIEELQGALPKITSLSGLLPVCPSCKKIRDADGNWK; this is encoded by the coding sequence ATGACAAAGACAAGAATCATGATTGTGGAAGATGAGTGGATGATTGCGGAAGAAATCAGGCTGGTATTACAAAGCATGAAATATGAGGTAACCTCTATGTCCTCTTCGGGAGAGGAGGCAGTTCAAAATGCGGAAAAAGATAAGCCTGATTTAGCACTGATGGATATCGTGCTGGAAGGAGAAATGGACGGTATAGAAGCAGCTAATGAAATTCGTTCTCGCTTTAATATTCCAGTTATTTATCTAACGGCTTATACCGATGATAAAATTCTGGAACGAGCAAGCATAACTGAACCGTTCGGATACATCGTCAAGCCTTTTGTAAACGAAGACTTGAAAATATCAATTGAAATTGCCATCTACAAGCATAGAATGGAAAAGGAAAGAAAGCGGTTCATTGAAGAACTACAAGGTGCATTACCAAAAATAACCTCATTGTCCGGCTTACTCCCGGTATGTCCTTCCTGCAAAAAAATAAGAGATGCAGACGGTAATTGGAAGTAA
- a CDS encoding sensor histidine kinase, producing the protein MSYSLNNQLGLLLSKRRFRVADFGSDGFIRDHVEQMTQMPPETFQINEELNTHLIVNKKRLDPDILEIEILNKEGKIIASTSKEQIGDDRSHEDYFRIPYVLLENKGPYFSDAIQSSETGETFHLVFSTLLKERILQRPLGVMVTKVKGDILQGVLNQYMHYPDKEGFGSFGEIYIVNRDKIKIADATNGVIFDQIVDTKEVQEVLISKEEISGIYRNYKGVMVLGSALFVPEANWVIIAEKSVKEAFLPLTRIKYIFVISGGGVFFLVLFFGFVISAKMNVIIRKMIEGIKRIANGDLEHSIVIGKRSDEIGEVVESFNSMTIKLKELLNEKELLMREIFHRVKNNMQVISSLLSLQCKYIKDEKYIEMVKESQDRIKAMALIHENLYRSKDLSNIDFNDYVKSLVNGLLLSYKMDTNKITLKINVETIFFSIETAIPCGLIINELISNSLKHAFPEGRDGEINISLRSLDKDELEIIASNDGVSFPKDLDFRNTESLGLRLVTNLAENQLHGKIELNRSKGTEFQIRFKQIKYKKRM; encoded by the coding sequence ATGTCATATAGCCTTAATAACCAGTTGGGTCTCCTATTGTCCAAAAGAAGATTCAGGGTTGCAGATTTTGGCTCAGATGGTTTTATCAGAGACCATGTAGAACAGATGACTCAAATGCCTCCTGAAACTTTCCAAATAAACGAAGAACTAAATACCCACTTAATAGTAAATAAGAAAAGATTAGACCCTGATATTCTTGAGATAGAAATTCTTAATAAGGAAGGAAAAATTATTGCGTCAACTTCTAAAGAACAGATAGGTGATGACAGATCACACGAAGACTACTTCAGAATCCCATACGTTTTACTGGAGAACAAAGGTCCTTATTTTTCAGATGCCATTCAAAGCTCAGAAACAGGTGAGACTTTTCATTTAGTATTTTCTACCTTATTAAAAGAAAGAATTTTGCAAAGGCCCTTAGGGGTTATGGTAACGAAAGTAAAAGGTGACATCCTTCAGGGTGTACTTAACCAATATATGCATTACCCTGATAAAGAAGGTTTTGGCTCTTTCGGTGAAATATATATTGTTAACAGAGACAAAATAAAGATAGCTGATGCAACTAATGGTGTAATTTTTGATCAGATAGTTGATACAAAGGAAGTACAAGAAGTTTTGATTTCAAAAGAAGAAATATCCGGTATATATAGAAATTACAAGGGTGTTATGGTATTAGGTTCGGCATTGTTTGTACCTGAAGCAAACTGGGTAATTATTGCGGAGAAAAGTGTTAAAGAGGCTTTCTTGCCATTGACAAGGATTAAATATATATTTGTGATTTCGGGAGGTGGAGTATTTTTTCTCGTACTCTTTTTTGGATTTGTTATTTCTGCTAAAATGAATGTAATTATAAGGAAAATGATAGAAGGGATCAAAAGGATTGCAAATGGTGATTTAGAGCATTCAATAGTGATTGGTAAAAGGAGTGATGAAATAGGAGAGGTAGTTGAATCATTTAATTCAATGACGATCAAACTCAAGGAGCTCCTCAACGAAAAAGAGTTGCTTATGCGTGAGATTTTCCATAGAGTCAAGAATAATATGCAAGTTATTTCCAGCTTGCTCAGTCTTCAATGTAAATACATAAAAGATGAAAAGTATATTGAAATGGTTAAAGAAAGCCAGGACAGGATAAAAGCAATGGCTCTTATTCACGAGAATCTTTACCGATCTAAAGATTTATCAAATATTGATTTCAATGATTATGTTAAGTCACTCGTAAATGGATTGCTTCTATCTTATAAAATGGATACTAATAAAATTACTTTAAAGATAAATGTCGAAACTATTTTCTTCTCAATTGAAACCGCCATTCCCTGTGGTTTAATTATTAATGAGCTGATCTCCAATTCTCTGAAACACGCTTTTCCGGAAGGCAGAGATGGTGAAATCAATATATCTTTACGTTCACTGGACAAAGATGAGCTTGAAATCATAGCAAGTAATGACGGTGTTAGTTTCCCCAAAGACCTGGATTTCAGGAATACCGAGTCACTGGGATTGAGGCTTGTCACCAATTTAGCGGAAAACCAGCTTCATGGCAAGATAGAACTGAATAGGAGCAAAGGGACAGAATTCCAAATCAGATTTAAGCAAATAAAGTACAAAAAAAGGATGTAA
- a CDS encoding Tll0287-like domain-containing protein has protein sequence MYSRLIKSSFSMLVISISVISNNYTFAQDIGNDNVKCLQRLADSTINMLVATRNVIAKNQDLINIDPVTGNYYFKGFVPALVGSEIANDFSLMTGYKLKQTSVKLRNLNNKPDEWEKKILNKFELSKYPKGTGFGEILETDGRKIYRYMKPIYVEKACLKCHTSKDKTRPEIRKFLERKYPYDQAFGYKEGDVRGGISIIVPLEN, from the coding sequence ATGTATTCCAGGTTGATTAAATCATCGTTTTCAATGCTTGTAATTTCAATATCCGTTATTAGCAATAACTATACTTTTGCTCAAGACATAGGAAATGATAATGTGAAATGCTTGCAAAGATTGGCAGATTCAACAATTAACATGTTAGTTGCCACGAGAAATGTTATAGCAAAAAACCAGGACCTTATAAATATAGACCCAGTAACGGGAAACTACTACTTCAAAGGCTTTGTACCTGCCCTGGTTGGTTCGGAAATAGCTAATGATTTCAGTTTGATGACTGGATATAAACTAAAGCAAACGAGCGTTAAGCTCAGGAATCTTAATAATAAACCTGATGAGTGGGAAAAGAAAATATTAAATAAATTCGAGCTATCAAAATATCCAAAGGGTACCGGATTTGGTGAGATTCTGGAAACAGATGGCAGGAAAATCTATAGATACATGAAACCAATTTATGTTGAAAAGGCGTGTTTGAAATGTCATACCTCAAAAGATAAAACACGGCCTGAAATAAGAAAATTTCTGGAGAGAAAATATCCGTATGATCAGGCATTTGGGTATAAAGAAGGAGACGTTCGTGGCGGAATAAGCATTATTGTACCACTTGAAAATTAA
- a CDS encoding DUF2180 family protein, with amino-acid sequence MKCYICNKEGKETDAVAICIVCGIAVCMEHQIREQVPVKETYKWGLGEEEVTLPMPLPRILCAWCYDALIVQKQK; translated from the coding sequence TTGAAATGTTATATTTGTAACAAAGAAGGAAAAGAGACTGATGCGGTAGCAATATGCATCGTTTGCGGAATAGCTGTTTGCATGGAACATCAGATCCGTGAACAGGTACCGGTAAAAGAGACATACAAATGGGGATTAGGGGAAGAAGAGGTGACTTTGCCAATGCCGCTACCACGCATTCTATGTGCCTGGTGCTATGATGCCCTTATCGTTCAGAAGCAGAAGTGA